One Ostrinia nubilalis chromosome 4, ilOstNubi1.1, whole genome shotgun sequence DNA window includes the following coding sequences:
- the LOC135071430 gene encoding UPF0728 protein C10orf53 homolog, with translation MSFQYVTIYYGPCDSFHTVAHKPQKLRGLRDRLQILGYRVDLVQVLFVNYCMLEICGHEVFRCNIQNLLFNMPYESDPVCQRAVKAVQQATVMLNRARNHLWIWKLIEEQIFVRSVYAPKDFWTTETTQLTPFSTCLDCVKCCGILAQKKVKQ, from the exons ATGTCTTTTCAATATGTGACTATTTATTATGGACCTTGCGACTCCTTCCACACTGTTGCTCACAAACCACAGAAGTTACGGGGATTGAGAG ACCGTCTCCAGATTCTCGGATATAGAGTCGACCTCGTGCAAGTTCTTTTCGTGAATTATTGCATGCTGGAGATATGCGGACACGAG GTGTTCCGCTGCAACATCCAGAACTTACTATTCAATATGCCTTACGAATCGGACCCCGTGTGCCAGCGAGCGGTCAAGGCGGTTCAACAGGCGACTGTCATGCTAAATCGCGCTCGTAACCACTTGTGGATATGGAAACTCATTGAGGAGCAGATCTTTGTGCGAAGTGTGTACGCACCCAAGGACTTCTGGACAACAGAAACAACGCAGTTAACGCCGTTTTCGACGTGCCTGGACTGCGTGAAATGTTGCGGTATACTTGCgcaaaaaaaagtaaaacaataa
- the LOC135071431 gene encoding UPF0728 protein C10orf53 homolog, with translation MSFQYVTIYYGPCDSFHTVTHKPQKLRGLKDRLQKLGYRVDLVPVLFINYCMLEICGHEVFRCNIQNLSFNTPHYLDPVCQRAIVACQNATAKLLRARNYLWFFRLIEDQIFNRSPYSPTDYWPLQTTELEPFATCLDCVKCCGILARKKE, from the exons ATGTCTTTTCAATATGTTACCATCTACTACGGGCCTTGCGATTCCTTTCATACGGTTACTCATAAACCACAGAAGCTACGAGGACTGAAAG ATCGGCTTCAAAAGCTCGGATATAGAGTCGACCTCGTGCCAGTTCTCTTCATAAATTACTGCATGTTGGAGATATGTGGACACGAG GTATTCCGCTGCAACATCCAGAACCTTTCATTCAACACACCCCACTACCTGGATCCAGTCTGCCAACGAGCTATCGTAGCGTGCCAAAATGCCACAGCCAAGCTGCTCCGCGCTCGCAACTACCTGTGGTTCTTTCGTCTCATCGAAGACCAGATCTTCAATCGGTCACCGTACTCCCCCACGGACTACTGGCCGCTGCAGACGACGGAGCTGGAGCCATTTGCCACGTGCCTGGATTGTGTTAAGTGTTGTGGGATACTTGCACGGAAAAAGGAATAA